The Oceanispirochaeta sp. genomic sequence AGGTTCCCTATGACTGTTGAGGAGACAATATCTGCTCTTATTCGAAATCTGCCCAAAGCGGATGTCCAGAATACTTTTATGCGCCTGACCGATAAAGAGGTGGCTGTATCCCTCAAGAAACTGGATGAAGAGACTCAAAGCATCGTCTTAAATAGGCTGCCCGAGGC encodes the following:
- a CDS encoding FliG C-terminal domain-containing protein, which translates into the protein MTVEETISALIRNLPKADVQNTFMRLTDKEVAVSLKKLDEETQSIVLNRLPEAKTERIRDEMRLFSRRISVPESKI